TTAACGTTATTATGTTACAAATGCAATACGAATTTTCGTTATGAATCAAAGAAGAGCATAGCTAAATTTCAACGATACCAATTTATGTATTATTATGCCGTCGTCACTGCATTCTTGTGACAATGAAAAGATGGATCACTTTCATATGGCAGCGATACAGCAATTCAAAATAATCCAGTGCTGTATTTACTCCAAATGATACGTCGATTATATAAGATTAAGACCACCCGAAGTGAAGCTGTAGTCTGTAGCCTACTGTTAAGGTAGCCTATGCACAAGTATGTGTACATCAAGGAGGACACTTCCTCTTCCTCGACATATTTATTTACATGCTTACGAAATTCTGAAATTCATCTACGAAATATCAGTCTATGTCTTAATTtactacaaataggcctacattggatattTAAAACGGATGATGGCCCCTTTGTTCTTTGATGGGTGCACATCTTTACTACTGTGTTGTGTATCTATTCCAgtacattcaggaaatattttagAGTGTTGGTGGTGGTCACTCCATTGATGTATGCCTTTTGCTTTTCTGTGTTTGGCAGGTAATGGCAACAACAAAGATGAAACTGCGGGTCCGAAAAAAGCCTGCTGCCAGTAGCATCGCTCAAGCCATGTCTGCAGAGGCCTCGCCTGACTCTAAATGCCCCATATGCCTGGACAAGTTCAAAAACATGGCTTATCTTGACCTGTGCCTACACAAGTTCTGTTTCCGTTGCATCCATGAGTGGTCTAAAAACAAGGCAGAGTGCCCCCTATGCAAACAGCCGTTCAACTCAATTTTTCACAGCATTAAAGCTGAAAATGACTTCAAAAAGTATGACCTGCGTCCCACTGAAAATGGTTCGTTACGAAATCTGGGAGGCCAGAGATTCAGATATCGCACTACTGTGACTGGAGAACGCAGGCGGCCACAGCGGAGGACATCCCCCCCACCTGATAACGGAGTCATGTTTGAGAACCTGACCGCTCCTGCGTCCCCTCGACAGGACAGGAGCCTTCACCGGATGATGATGAGACTGGCAGCCAGGCGAAGGGCTGAAAACGAGGGCAGGGCAATGCGAGCTCTCCAGGAACAAGAACTGATTAAGTTCAGACGTGCCCTTTACCGAAGAGGAGTGCGTGTTCGGAGTGTAAGGGATAATGGACGCACCCGGGACACATCAGCAGAGTTTTTCCAGAGAAACCCAGCTTGTCTTCACCGCCTAGTGCCTTGGCTGAAGCGTGAGCTGACCGTGCTGTATGGTGCACATGGCTCCCTTGTTAGTATTGTCCAACACATCATTATGTCACAGATAACCAGGTACAACATGGAAGATGATGCTATTGTACAGGAGCTGAGGCCTTTTCTTCAGGCCCGTACTGAGCATTTTGTGCATGAGTTCATTAATTTTGCCCGCTCTCCTTACAACATGGAAGCTTATGATCAGCATGCTGCCTATGACTGCCCAGCCCCTTCTTCCGAGGAAGACGGCAGCTCGACCTCGTCAGTAATTGCCATctcagaggatgaggaggacttTGTGGGTTTGAACTCCAACCCCAACTCCCTGACTGGCAGCACACTAAGCCAGACTCCATGGGATGATGAGACGCCTGGGCCCTCGTATTCTACAGAGCCTGCCCAGAACTTGGCTGTGTCAGTCAGAGACTCCGACTCTGAAAGCAGTGTGGAGGAGGCTCAAAGGCCTGTGACGACAGAACAAGCACCTGCAGTTACAGCTGATGCATCTGCACAGACCAAGGACCATTATTCCTCAGGAGAGGATGACTGCCTCGTTGTGGGCTATGTTAAGCCGATGGCTGAACGAACACCAGAGCTGGTACAGCTTTCGTCGGACTCGGAGGAGTCTGTAAAGGATGAAAGTACGTCAGCCCCCAAACAGCTACAACACACAGCCCCCAAACTGCCACAACACACCCACTTTCACTCGGAGCCCAACTCTCCAGCCTCTGTTGGCTCCTCGTCATCTAAGCCCAAGCCCACACAGAGAGAATCTCCGACACAGACTGCTGCGATAGAAAGTGCCAGGAATACACCTGAAAAGGTGAGGAATCCTTGTTCCCGTGAGGCATCCCCATCATCAGAGCAGCGGACTATGTCAAACCTGGCTCTTAGCAGACATAAAAGATTCGAAGATCAGGTGGACAGAAGACATCAGGTGCAGGACCCCTCAAGATCACGATCTGGCTCCTGGTCGAGGTCTAGGAGTCATGACCGCTCATCCCACAGCAGCAGGCGGCGCTCCCGGTCACGCAGCAGAGACCACTACAGAGAGGGCGGCCATCTAGACAGGAGACGTGACAGACAGGGGGGTGATCACCCCGGTCGTGGCCGAGAGGCAGCCTCACATGCTTACCACTGGCACTCATACAGCCACTACAGCTGTGAAAGGGACAGAAGCCGAAAGCACTACACAGAAAAGCGGTCATCTTACACCAGCTATTATGTCAGCCCAGACCGCCACTCACACCTTCAATCACGGAGTCGGAGCCACAGTGGAGAGTCTCACTGGCGGGAAAGGAGACGCTCCCGAAGCCGTTCTAGCACCGAATCCGCGTCTTCCCACAGGAAGTCCAAGCATGAGAAGCCTGGGGGAAAGAGGAAGTACAAAACGCGACACCTGGAGGAGCCAGTGCCCAACAATGGAGCATCAAAGCCACATGGATCTGCAGAAGATGTCGAAAAGGAGAAAAAGTCAAGTAAAGAGAAACACCGGAAAAAGTCAAGAGACAGGAGCGCAAAGAGAAGCCCAAGTGTAGAAATTGTGTATGAAGGGAGGTCAGGAGATCAAACCAGGAGGcatcacaaaaaaaagaagaagcataAGAAGAAGAGCAAAAGACATCGGAGCAGGGATCGATCTTCAAAACATTCACCTGTTGTAATAACTATTGACAGTGACAGCAATCATGCCACAGATTCCAAAGACTTCTGTGTCCCCATTGGCAGTAACAGTGACATTGATGATCCCATTCCAGACCTTTCCCCTATAGTTTCCTCCAACAATCCCACAGAAAGCTGCTTGTTAGACTCGATACTACAACACTGGGAACAGCAGTTTCCCTCCGTCGGTCAACATGTTGGAACCAATGTATCAACTGAACCACCTGACCCTCTGACAGGTGAAGCAGACCCAGTTACAAGTCAGTCAAATCCGTTGGGTGACTCACTAAATGCCTTGATCAGCCAACCAGATCCCATAACGCAGACATGTCCATTGACTAATCCGACAGGGTACTTCACTGAACAGGACACATTGCAGGACACACCAACTCTTCCAACTAATCCATCTCATCTTTTGACAAGTGAACCTGAATCTATGATTATACAGCCAGATGTACCTGCAAAAGGGACTGATGGCTACACTGGGTTGTTAGATACCTTGGTTTGTCCACCCACTCCGTTTACTGATCCACCACAACCCTGTACAGATGAACCCAGTTCAGATGACCAGAGTCCAGCCAGAGCTACTGGTACAACAGTCAGACCATCtccttaatttaaaaaaaatccctcaaCTGAGCCACAAAGTCCTGTCACTGACCCATCAGACAAACAAGGGTGTGTAAGTGGGATGTGATGTGCCACTTCATGATGACTGTTAAATGTAGCTCTCTGCTCCTAATGTGAAGGACACTTTGGGAGCAACAAAGGACGTTAAAAATCAAGGGAGTCGCTGTAGCCGAGAGAATTTAAAGGTGGTGCTTTCTGCCCTTGTAGTAGAAAGGTATTTTGGGCCGCCAAAAATTGTGCTGTAAAGACCCATGCGTGATTTTATAATGCACCGTTTATGCATTTTATGTTAAACTGATCCACTCTCAGGGAAAATGGGTTGACGCTGTTGACTTAGCTTTTATAAATCTTATTGACCAAACTCCCTGCTGCTCTTGGATTCTTGGATTTTATTGACTCTTGTCTTGACAGTGTTTTAAATTGGACTTCTACTTTGGAAACTTGTGAGGACTCCTACCTGAGTTTGTTCGGTCACATGTGAGTTACAATAAATGTGCAGAATCCAGTTTTAAGTGAGGTGTTTTGATACAATGActtaaatgttgtgttttataCAGTGGTATCGTTCATGGTAAACATTTATGCTCTTACAAATGCTCGTAACTTGAGTTACAATACTTGAGTTTTAATGTAacttggattttaatggtgttcaatgtggtgggtcagaaagaaggtATTCCTGAACCTTCTTACATTTcactgcatgctgccaaaactcatgagcttgatttacaatGTAAGTTGCGAGATCCATTAAGTTATTTTGTCGAGAGTAACTAAAGCAatacaaaagtagtgtaatgccttacattttagaCAGTAATATGGGATTAATGTATGGGATTATTAGTGTatgggattattttgaaaagccattaacatgtaatcagtaatgcattacagtttttgagtaacttgcacAACACTGTCTATTTCAGTGAATGTGGTCTAGGCAGGTAATCACATGTAATCTGAGAtaccattaaaattatatcggggggttAAATTGCCACAAACGgcactcgagacataggttccccacgctTGCCCTAAACCAAAGCTCTTTAAAGAGTTTTCAGAAACAGCATTTAAGTAATTTCACTTCGGACAACCACATCCATGACTTTCAggcttaaaggagtatgccactattttggggcttattacagttaaaatcgttgggcagggtttataaaggtggtaaagtgtcttatttttcatgttaagcgttgtcttgctttaagacaagttaaaagagggaatatgtcgctaagctagtgaaagtcaatgtatccatgtagcatgctgcaatgctacac
This genomic interval from Engraulis encrasicolus isolate BLACKSEA-1 chromosome 16, IST_EnEncr_1.0, whole genome shotgun sequence contains the following:
- the toporsa gene encoding topoisomerase I binding, arginine/serine-rich a is translated as MATTKMKLRVRKKPAASSIAQAMSAEASPDSKCPICLDKFKNMAYLDLCLHKFCFRCIHEWSKNKAECPLCKQPFNSIFHSIKAENDFKKYDLRPTENGSLRNLGGQRFRYRTTVTGERRRPQRRTSPPPDNGVMFENLTAPASPRQDRSLHRMMMRLAARRRAENEGRAMRALQEQELIKFRRALYRRGVRVRSVRDNGRTRDTSAEFFQRNPACLHRLVPWLKRELTVLYGAHGSLVSIVQHIIMSQITRYNMEDDAIVQELRPFLQARTEHFVHEFINFARSPYNMEAYDQHAAYDCPAPSSEEDGSSTSSVIAISEDEEDFVGLNSNPNSLTGSTLSQTPWDDETPGPSYSTEPAQNLAVSVRDSDSESSVEEAQRPVTTEQAPAVTADASAQTKDHYSSGEDDCLVVGYVKPMAERTPELVQLSSDSEESVKDESTSAPKQLQHTAPKLPQHTHFHSEPNSPASVGSSSSKPKPTQRESPTQTAAIESARNTPEKVRNPCSREASPSSEQRTMSNLALSRHKRFEDQVDRRHQVQDPSRSRSGSWSRSRSHDRSSHSSRRRSRSRSRDHYREGGHLDRRRDRQGGDHPGRGREAASHAYHWHSYSHYSCERDRSRKHYTEKRSSYTSYYVSPDRHSHLQSRSRSHSGESHWRERRRSRSRSSTESASSHRKSKHEKPGGKRKYKTRHLEEPVPNNGASKPHGSAEDVEKEKKSSKEKHRKKSRDRSAKRSPSVEIVYEGRSGDQTRRHHKKKKKHKKKSKRHRSRDRSSKHSPVVITIDSDSNHATDSKDFCVPIGSNSDIDDPIPDLSPIVSSNNPTESCLLDSILQHWEQQFPSVGQHVGTNVSTEPPDPLTGEADPVTSQSNPLGDSLNALISQPDPITQTCPLTNPTGYFTEQDTLQDTPTLPTNPSHLLTSEPESMIIQPDVPAKGTDGYTGLLDTLVCPPTPFTDPPQPCTDEPSSDDQSPARATGTTVRPSP